Below is a genomic region from Brassica rapa cultivar Chiifu-401-42 chromosome A08, CAAS_Brap_v3.01, whole genome shotgun sequence.
gaaagaaacgtgcagcactctcttggaggtaaatgttatcccttgatggccgttcaaaacaagtgagcatatgcaatgttcatgttagtctaagggagacactacatggctagtacatgagtgggcttgtgatcagatggatcagcttggactcagtgtaagtcaaggtaggattccttaagattgagtgaatgaaatggatcaattccaagaggaattggaaacacgatgttaagtatcttagtatgatgaggattgaggtatactacaaacacttttgtgaatggtatgggacgttcacagatgtgtgatgctttggagaatggtatgggacattttccaaatgtgtgatcaaaccgaaatcctactcatctaagtacttaatgatcggtggtgtggaaacacattatttgatactggagctacacatagtgcTGTGAGTCCAGGAATggttggaaaaggtttgttccagtatggaacatgggatggtcctgaacgagtgagtgcggccggagggcaagttatgaactcactcggtctggttaaggacatccctgtggtgatcttggataggccgatgcctatagatctgattgttgtccccctcaagcatcatgaagtgatcttgggcatggactggttgggaaagtatcgggcaactctacaTTGTCACCGTGCGTGAGCGGTTTCGAAGTGGCGGTGAGCAGCGACTCGTCAGGTCCACAAGCTTTGCCACTCTCAAGAGTGCTTGAGGCACTTCAGGAGCTAGGGCTTGAAGTCATCAGCTCTCTCACTACAAGAGTTAATGAGAGGCTCATACACACTATTAGAGTCGAGGTATGGTTTAATGGTTACAGCATGCCATTTCAATTGCAATTAATCTAGGGTTTTCACTATATATAGCTATACTTATTACAGGTTAATAGTTTTGGATGCTTGGACTTTGCTTGGTTGCAGCAGAAGCTAGTTGAGGAGTTGATACCTTCGACGGGGTACTAATAATTAAGAAAGATAACACTCTTAGTCCGAAAGACTTATTTTTCGTATGATCTCTTTTCCAAGTGCTCTTTTTGCTCGTAGATTTGGTATTAAAGCTTGTTAATGGATACAAAAAGGCGTTTTCGTTGATACCACATGTTCGTTGCTCCAAATAGATTATTCTCTTGCTCATGAACTTAATatgaaatctatatatatagaaacaagATTTTCACATGCTTTCAAGTGCATCAGTGGAACACAAATGTATGGTACATATATATACGTTGGATATGACGTATACCCTTTTCATACATTTTACAACAAAACTACGTTCTAACTATTTTCATGATAAATATGCTAATGCAGAAATATCTAATGCTTTCATGAAACTTCATCTTTGGAGCGGGTCTGGAAAGTCATTCTTGGAAGGAGGCGTAGCTTAGGTTTAAACAAAAGTAGGTACGTACTGTTATGTTTTCGAAAGGATTTTATGAGTAGGTCATAAAGTTCATCATCATTCACCGCCCACACCGTAAAGATTTTTGTTGCGTGTTTCCCTTACGTTTTGCTTATTACCTCCAACTTTTAGTTATCATGTGTCCCTTTTTTTGTCAGCCATGTTTCCCTTTCATTATAACTTTTTTGTATTATTCCATTGTCATGTTTTCATGCGTTTTTGTGTATGGATTAGGGCTGGgtaaataaaccgaacccgaaaatccgaaccgaatccgatccgataaaaatgaatccgaaccgatccgaacccgacgtaaataccgaatgggtcttgttttgtggtattttgggttatgggtattatccgaaccgaacccgaatctaaatggatatccgatagaacccgaaacattcaaaacctcgaaaagatcttgtaccaaacatgatctcaattcttaatatgtatccaaaatacattaagaaatattgaacatctaaaatacttatctattacatgaaggttggtggttctattacatgaaggttgatggttaaagatggccgttgaatcttgaagtatttagatttaaattttgttttcgttaaacaatatttctcatttcatgagaatttggttttcgttttatgcttttatttatttggttttctttttatcagtaaatatgtttacttttcgtttgattttgaatgatcacggttgatgttccttatttttgaatcgattttacttaagttttggttgcaacttgagaacgagtttggaccccgattaagtaccaaggaatcaagccaacctcttgtagttgatggtttcagcagtccaagtagaacggatgcttggaaatggttgtgaggcctttttggctaccatttacaccgatgaggttgtaggggcctgtgacccagagggtataccgttggttcgggaatttcaggatgtgtttggggcactacagggcattccccctgatagggctgacccatttatcattgaattggaacctggaacggccccattatctaaaagtccatataaaatggcaccagctcagatggcagagctgaagaagcaacttgaggagttgcttgagaaggggttcatacaccctagtgtatcaccttggagagcaccagtcctatttgttaagaaaaaaggatggtagctttaggttgtgcattgattataggggtttgaatagggtgactgggaagaacaagtatcctttacccaggattgatgaattgctggaatcataaaccttattgtccaggaaggacttaagggaacagaaaaatctgttaggactcatggtagagtgagcagcctaaagattggaacatgttcactaggacttggctggtgcatcgagtggcttggagattggttgaatctactaaaacttgagtactcagtatgttcctaggtactgaatttgatctagtcatggaactaaagtgttctacatggacttggtgtctactaggaacgcaacctggagagatgggtcagtgacacaagtcatgtctttgtatgggtgcttgatggaccacttgataagattttgggttaaAAATCTATCAAGTGGGGAAGACTTGTTGTGTATATGATGACCAAGACATGGTCAGTGAGAAAGAACAAGGTGGGAGATGCAACGAACTGGTTAgaaagaaccaatcgagcatgctccaTGTTCTGGGTACAAAAAGGTCGGATGAAACCTTGGTCATGAGACAAGAGGTTAACACcactggattcgaggacgaatccttcgtaagtgggggagacttgtcatgtccccgatcctggataggatcgtccggacggactgcggtgcAAGGAAAcacaccagtcaggtcacatgacctaaggacaagcgtgtcatggtcctgaatgagggttaagggcatcagtcagctgagacttaaccaggatacgatggaaataagggtaaaggagctgggtgagtgtttaggcagctggacgagtgttggcttgagttcaatcagctcggttcagctggtattcagtttaccatgatctgttcagctcacaggagctggtagactagctcactcagctgggaacagctggaggtcagctcaatccggtgaacggtgcgttctggttcggatcagtgtgggcgagtccgggatggttactgggcgagccgatggtccgggtgcaggacggttcgaccaaatgggtcttagtcttgggacagggagtggccaagcttccagagtgtgagctgaggctcagtaatcgatttgccaaaggaagaaaaggggagaaaccgccaatgggcggttatggggcggttatgggacggttttgggaagaagggatgggattttggtaactgttcgcccaggcggttggggacagtttaaatcgtcctctctctctcatttctgagaATTGTGGTCGATTTCTACatcctgaaacacaaagaatccagagaaaaatacagagagttggtcggattcccaatccaagacccatggtgttgtgaaggccataaagagacagttttggggcagatcaagggggaagttgagaacgaccctctgaacggttttgatcattgttGACAACACCCAAAGACTCATCTGGAACctgtgaacacacgcaaatggtgaggaaaggagggagttggccggaatccattcccaagggccaatgcagccttaaagggagactggtgtggaaagcagtttcatggggaacaaagagggaagtgatgcacgacccttggatggtgattgatcatggatgatcatgtctaaggCTTCCTATGTGTCTTGGAAACACACGCAATTGGTTAGGAGAGGAGGGGGAAGGCTTGACTccactctcaaaggcatgaacagccttgaagatggatgcagtatagaaactggtttcatggaagtttcatggaaggagtgatgggcacgaaccatggttagatcttatcaatactgggagtatgtgataagggtttgatgaaggcgtgctaggaggagcatggacgcccctgatgaggtaacaggtggggactgcagaccattggacatagtctggtacactatgggTTGATCTGGTCCAgcagttacaccttactctgttttatgattattaatcatattattcattgttcttatgattgagattgatgattagacatagtagcactgaaccatgacttggccggttcagaagaaccctccatggccttggtttggcagctaagtctggatctcctacttcctgatggatttatggcgatctgactttggaatcctcttagtggtgaattatcatgaattatcatggtattagggaatttttatctgattgatttcgagATGGTCAATATGGCCGGTGGGGCTGTTCTAGGTCGAGATCCATAGGATCGAGATCGGTTCTTGGAATTCTGacttgaccattctcttagttaagatttatcatgaattatcatgaatcctaatgagtttttagggattgatttagagatggtcccttgggccggtttggctggtcttggccgagatctatgggatggaggccggttctggaaaatctgattggaccattctcttagttatgatttatcatgaattgtcatgaatgttaattgatttttggagcagggTTGCTTGCGgtcgaaattgcacctgagggcatattggggtcagatccttgtgttaggatatctgatcatatgttgtgtgctggaacatattgtcacttatgatattgatcataaggaattgctggttatcaaccttggtgttggtaaggcaggccgtgtgtgGTCTGATTCAttggcaaggatggacgacctgatccttggatgatggatcaaggtgtctgatctgattgatcaaaggatgcaccggtggtaagagcaacactaatcaggtgcagtgggacatggttccatgactgattaggaagtatgaagacacatcagttctgagtcatgtggggtggttggttgattgactcaggatctgatgggcattgttagtcTTTGTGAGGACTTGATCTGGTTAGTCCATGAGAGGACTTGGTATgattagtccatgagctggacttggtatcataagttgataaggcaaaaggatgtggaaCAGTGCATGaaccggtaagggccagatgcatgtccttagctgattgaagacttcccaaaggttacttatgtctgtggggatggttggctgaatgactaagtacccaaGGAAAGAGTTTATGCAGGTATGATCtgtcaatgttgcatagatctagatagaatggcttAGGGGAACAGAACCTCTGATTGTATGACTTGGTCTAGGTTCAGAttcgaccttggagctagccgGCAGTTGTGTTTACTGACCAGTAGCTGAGGTGATCTGatcagacaagtgttagattggatttagtccaatggatgatagatgttattccgctgtgcataagttgaaatgatctaagctagggaatgactaaggtagtcttgagctaagatctgagttagccctcgcctatgggcgatgtttttaaataaagggcaaaatttttagaggttcaGTCAGTGTatagaccgagcgacgtgaggcatcgaccgcggcctggtcggccgggatcgggtcttacaaacATTGTCAGACATAATAACAAATTGTTTTATTGAATTGCGTTTCAATCATTGTGATGGAAGTATGAAGCAAGACGGTCAACTCAAGACATCAGATTTGGCCTGTAACAAATAAATCCGAGTAGCACCGCTATGATCATCTACTGTGGTTAACTATATTTTTAACCCAAACATCAGTGATCATTTGAGGAGATTCAGTCGCTATTCAATGCCCGAATAAATTACGCATTAACATCGATGTAATTCAAAGACAGCCTCCTCAAGTATAACTCCACCTGCAATGCACAAAatcttaaaagaaaattttctcTTTTATGGATCGATCATTCAGttgaaaacttaaaaatggtTATTCAATCATGTATTTTAGTAGAGTTTGAATATAAACACAATTTCATTGTTATTCGAATGATAattctaaattatatattaaaatttagtgttattCGAATGATTAAAATCTAGTTtctaaaatctagtgttattcaattttcaaaaattttaaaactctttgtattttaaattgattttaaatgatCTCTTATAGAATTTCATGAATAAATGATTGAAttcaaaatctaatatatattgTAAAGATATTAGGATTCATCACCTTAGTAAGTGATTTTAATTCACTTATTGAATAACATCTCCTAGATATGAAATATGTAATAAATTGCAGGTTTAGGcggaaaacaaaattttccagTTTCGGCAAAAACAAGATCTTCGGGTTTTGGCGAAAAACAAGATTTTCATATTTCAGCGGTTAAAATTCGATTTTACGATTTAGGtgaaaaaaactcatttttaaggttttggtcaaaaaattcatttttattgttttgacaAAAATGTTCGTTCAGAAATTGTCTTAGATTATTTGGCCGACCATATCCACAAAGCCTTCCCACTTTTGTCCATGGACAATTTAGGTTTATGTCATTTTAGTCCACAATGTATATGGGTTTTGACTAAAACCGGTTTATTTGGATTTGGACATAGACGACCCATGGTCAGCCAATCCATTCGACAATCCTACTTTTGGTCGACACACAAATTTGTGacttctttttaaaaacaattatagttCCTATATACGCTCACACAGAAAAGTTATAAACACATTAGATTATAAcgatacaaaataaaattcaatattCGTCATTCATATTGTACtcattttttgttcaaaatctGTTCTTGCACTTCTGCATTGCCCTAGGAGCTGAAATCAAATTCAGCAAACAAAACAAGAACCACAGTtagattttatgatatataatcATAAGAGTACAGAGTCACTTAAAGAAATGAACAATGAAGAAAACGTACCAAGTCCAATTGCTTCGGATCCTTTCATAATGCGCAAACGTTTGCATGACTCGATAAACATCCTGAAATCGCAAGTTGGGTTGATTAAAACAGCATATCTGGATAACCCACTAAATTAGAGATCTAttgaaattaaagaaaaaatctcACGCAACGAAACTGATGTGCTAGATACAAAATGAGCCAACAAACTgatataagtatatataatatattttgaaaaatgtcATGTCCCATGCCAACCAGAGCGTGGTTGCGCGTCTAAATAACACATGGATTTCGATTATCCTTTGGTTGCTTCCGGCCGGCTTAGATAGGGGAGCAAGCGGTACGACCGCCTCAGGCCCAATCAgttgtatttctattttttaatagataaaggtctattttttaaaaaaaaatacatgtatttttatattaaaaataagaaaagaagtccaaatttatttttatatgaaagtatttttttttcacagatttatttttaaaaacacttcgggtattttaaaaaaatatatctattagattatttaaagaaaaataatagtttagaaatttttttttgccccAGGATCCATGACACCATTGAGCCGGTCCTAGTTTATAATGGTTTTTCTCAAGTTAGAGAttaaatagttatattattGATGAACAATacttatttcaaaaaaaagaggCAGCTAATAAAAAGAAAGGAAATGGAGGAAACTCACGGCCAGGGGACATCACCAACGAGCATCCAGTCACCATCTTTGTCCTCGTAGCTTGGAACATAATCAGAACTGTTTACTAGATCCATCACTTTACTCTCATTCATAAAGTCTATCATCCCTTGTGCTCCATAACTCccttttatgaatcaaaattcCCATATTCGTCATATCAGTCAAACAAATATTTTCTAGCTTCAAATGTTTGTGTTTAGGTTTGCGTTTACAtgtgaaaaaactaaaaattaaacgAGTTTATATTTCTAATCTTTGTGAGTTATTTTGGAAAGAAAATATAGCTGACCATAAACGCAAAAGCAAAGAAAGAAGCGAAAGCTTTGTGGGTAGTAGATGCGTACCCATGGTAAAAGAGCTAAACATTTTGGCCAAGGCATCAGAAAGTTCCTTATAGCTTTTGTACATCTTGAGGTCAACCTTACGAAGGTAAGGAGCTCCATCCATTGAAACCTTCACAAAGGCGACGGTTCCTCCTCCTCTGTCGCTCGATGCCTCCTCCACTTCGCTACACTTCTGATGAGTCATAACACTTTTTCGGTAGTTCCTCACCGGTGGCCAACCTACCACTTGTGCTCTACACAATTGATAACAATATACGTCCAATAATGTCACTATTTTTACAACCTTAAGTAATTTATAGATCCATAAATATTCTCATATatgtgtagttttttttttttggtaaaaacatatatatatagtgtagtTTCAAGAATATATATGCATGAATCCGGAAAATCAGTTTTATGATAGGAATAGTGTAAATGGAAACTAACTTAGCAGGAGGCTTAGAAGGGTCTTTGTGGAGAGTCTTCTCCTTGGGAGCTCCGGCAACGTTGAGATCCACGGATCCTTCTTTGGTAGAGTGAAGACCGAGTTTGAGTTCAACTATCTCAGAGAAGCCTCTCTTGTTCCTCAGGCATGACTTGGTTGGAGTCTCCACGGGATCTGGGCCTCCAGGGAGGCCAAGACAGAGCTCCGTTTCCTTTAGGTTAATCAACTGCTCCATAATCTTttctctctttcctttttctttgatTATTTATTCTTGACCAAAATAGTCTCCTCTTGGGGTGAAGTTTTTCTTTGTGTAAAATTCTTGGGTTGAAGTTTGATAAGTAGGGAAGAAGAAAAGGAGAACTAGAGAAGAGTCGATTATATAAGGAAAGAAAGAGGCTATAGGTTCAATAAATCCGGGATTTTCGATAACTAAttcccttgtttttttttttagtaatagAGAGAAGGTTGATCTATTGTGTATTTGCATGTGCATGCGATCCCTACATTTCTTGATATGTGGGTTCGCAAGAGACGTGACCTTTTCCTAGACATTGGTAGTTTATAGTAAATCTAACTATTTTTTGTCCAACAAGCAAAAAAAGATACAAACCATATGTAATGTTTTTCTTTGGAGAAAGTGTTCAAACTATATGTAACGTTTACTTTCATCCGTTTTATTTCTCGatttatcaaaaattgattgATATAGTTTCATCAAGttattagttatatttatatacgtaaatatatcttaaatataTTGAGATTgtgtaagaaaaatattaaggtctacaaaaaaaaatgtatatttgtATCTCATGATAATtaatgtgtgtactgatggtttGTTTTATTGCCTACCAATTTCAATTAGGGATGTTGCTTCCATTGGTCAACTGTGTTAACGAATCAAAATCACATGTATACAAGCAAGTGGagtttttttggtgtaaagCAAGTGGAGTTGGGCGGTAACATTTCATTAATCGTATTTAGTCaacattatttatatgattaataGTACTGATCTATGGAGCTCACATTAAATTATAATTCCTCAAATTTCGAAGTGAGCATTATGACCAAGCTTAATCATACTTAACGTACACAAACTATATTCAATGACAATGGACCATCTTCACTCAACATTTCCCCGAATTTCCGTTAAAATGTTGGGGAAATTTTCCGAAAACATGTTTGGCTAGGTTGTCGATTAATCAttattaaaatgattaataaatttaaatacttttttttccGAAACCTTCCAATTATGTGGTTCAACCGTTCAAATATATAACCCATGTGAACGTATAGTTTGTCCAACGGAAATGGCGGATATTGACTATATTTATTTCATGCTCAATTACATTTTCTTAGTTTAAGCATAtcataatcaaatttaaaattgtgGGTTTTAGTTAATCACTggataccaaaaaaaaaagagaatagaTAAAGATATAGTGGGCCGTTCACAACTTAAAATAATGAAGAGCACATGGATTTTACTTGCGACCACAAGATCATCAAACCAGACTTACCAGTCATTGTTGCCAGGGGATGAATATTATTTCTTAGATACATTACAAGATTCCAGTGTGCCTAATCTTCTTATAACAATAATGGATCCTTTTCTTAACCATATCAATTATCAGCAAAAACCGATACTCAAATCTTATGAATATATTTGAAAGTATAATTAAGGATTAGTAAATCAAGATCATACCAATCCAATATTTTTGATATGTTTCtatttttgtaactttttattttacattattattgcaatatatttatttgtaaaaaagataatttactTTAATTAGTTCTTGATACGTCACATATTCTGAACTAAATATCATTTTAGTTTTATagatatccaaaaaaatatcatgTCATAGATAACATGTTTTTCCAAGGCCTCAAAGACACTACTTTCTTACGGAAAAAGGGT
It encodes:
- the LOC103833444 gene encoding auxin-responsive protein IAA14; translated protein: MEQLINLKETELCLGLPGGPDPVETPTKSCLRNKRGFSEIVELKLGLHSTKEGSVDLNVAGAPKEKTLHKDPSKPPAKAQVVGWPPVRNYRKSVMTHQKCSEVEEASSDRGGGTVAFVKVSMDGAPYLRKVDLKMYKSYKELSDALAKMFSSFTMGSYGAQGMIDFMNESKVMDLVNSSDYVPSYEDKDGDWMLVGDVPWPMFIESCKRLRIMKGSEAIGLAPRAMQKCKNRF